In Micromonospora sp. LH3U1, one genomic interval encodes:
- a CDS encoding F0F1 ATP synthase subunit epsilon gives MAQQLHVELVAVEEKVWSGDAEMVVARTTEGELGVLPGHAPLLGQLAEPGQVRIKLAGGEQVSYDVAGGFLSVSADGVTVLAESATPVSAQSR, from the coding sequence GTGGCACAGCAGCTTCACGTCGAGCTCGTCGCCGTCGAGGAGAAGGTCTGGTCGGGTGACGCCGAAATGGTCGTCGCTCGGACGACCGAAGGCGAGCTCGGTGTCCTGCCGGGGCACGCGCCGCTTCTCGGCCAACTCGCCGAGCCTGGCCAGGTACGCATCAAGCTTGCTGGCGGTGAGCAGGTCTCCTACGACGTGGCCGGCGGCTTCCTCTCGGTGAGCGCAGACGGCGTCACCGTGCTGGCTGAGAGCGCAACCCCGGTTTCCGCACAGAGCCGCTGA
- a CDS encoding cob(I)yrinic acid a,c-diamide adenosyltransferase: MAVHLTRIYTKAGDAGMTRLSNNEQVPKTDPRIAAYADVDECNAAIGVALALGELDDELRGVLGSVQNDLFDVGADLSTPVEPEPKYPPLRVTEEYVERLEGWCDEYNARLSKLDSFILPGGTAGAALLHVARTVARRAERAAWALVSHDPERTSTLPAKYLNRLSDLLFILSRTANPAGDVLWVPGGKR, from the coding sequence ATGGCCGTCCACCTCACGCGCATCTACACCAAGGCCGGCGATGCCGGCATGACCAGGCTGAGCAACAACGAGCAGGTGCCGAAGACCGATCCACGGATCGCCGCGTACGCGGATGTCGACGAGTGCAACGCGGCGATCGGCGTCGCGCTCGCCCTGGGCGAGCTCGACGACGAACTGCGCGGTGTGCTGGGGTCGGTGCAGAACGACCTGTTCGACGTCGGCGCCGACCTGTCCACCCCGGTCGAGCCGGAGCCGAAGTATCCGCCGCTGCGGGTGACCGAGGAGTACGTCGAGCGCCTGGAGGGCTGGTGCGACGAGTACAACGCACGCCTGAGCAAGCTCGACTCCTTCATCCTCCCCGGCGGCACCGCGGGTGCGGCGCTGCTGCACGTGGCGCGGACCGTCGCCCGGCGTGCGGAACGGGCGGCGTGGGCGCTGGTCAGCCACGATCCGGAACGGACCAGCACGCTCCCGGCAAAGTATCTCAACCGGCTCTCCGATCTGCTCTTTATCCTGTCAAGAACGGCAAATCCGGCTGGAGATGTGTTATGGGTGCCGGGCGGCAAGCGCTGA
- a CDS encoding DUF2550 domain-containing protein, with translation MEIVEGFGIGVLVILGALLILFGRRALVTRSGGIIRLSVRVTTMLDGRGWSPGFGRFAGDELRWYRMFSFAIRPKRVLSRKGLAVERRRLPEGQERLSMPADWVILRCTSHHAPVEIAMARSTVTGFLSWLEAAPPGAVSPRVASQDWPAA, from the coding sequence ATGGAGATCGTCGAAGGGTTCGGGATCGGCGTTCTCGTCATCCTCGGCGCGCTGCTCATCCTCTTCGGCCGGCGAGCTCTGGTCACCCGCAGCGGCGGCATCATCCGGCTCAGCGTCCGGGTCACCACTATGCTCGACGGCCGTGGCTGGTCGCCCGGCTTCGGCCGGTTCGCCGGTGACGAGCTGCGCTGGTACCGGATGTTCAGCTTCGCGATCCGGCCCAAGCGGGTGCTGTCGCGCAAGGGGCTGGCGGTGGAGCGCCGCCGGTTGCCCGAGGGTCAGGAACGGCTCTCCATGCCGGCCGACTGGGTGATCCTCCGCTGTACCAGTCACCACGCACCGGTGGAGATCGCCATGGCGCGGTCGACCGTGACCGGTTTCCTCTCCTGGCTCGAGGCCGCCCCTCCGGGGGCGGTCTCGCCGCGTGTGGCCTCCCAGGACTGGCCGGCTGCCTGA